ATGGTCAGATGAACTTTCATCTCCACTGTCATGCTGCCATCTTGATTAACTCTGAAAGACTTTTCAATGTCATCTTCATGAGGTACAATGAGGGTATGCTGCTTATTCCCTGCACTCCCAGAATCGCATGTCCTTATGGAGGCGTGACTATGTTTGACCTCTGTTTCTAATGATCTGTTGTGGTGATGCAGTTGGTTGTTCATGTTGCCGTTTTGAGACTGGTTTACTTGGTCTACAATATATCGTTGTGATGCGGAGGAAAAATTCCTTGAGCCTCTATCACCCAAGaaggatttgttgttgttgttgttgttctcttgGGTTGGAGGTGTttgatgaaaacatgacaacaaAAGTGATGGACAAAAAataagagagacaaagagaaaaaacaattgAAGAATATAAAAGTTAGAAAGATTATTCACTTGGATATTCAGGAAAGAAAATAGCTTGAAATAAGAAAGTTGCAATTCTGTATTTCTTCATATTAATGACAGTATATACAGAGAATATTCATACAACATATCCATTACTGTTATAtgtcatatttttaaaataaagccaCAGTCGGCATCCCAAATCTtagcatgaagaagaaaagtaGAAAGCACATTTGTGtctagagtaaaaaaaaagagcaagagagagagagctcaaaCTCCTACAAGTACAGACATGAGAATCGTATTGTTGACGAGAAACCAAATATTAAattgtgaatttattttttacaaatttggATCGTGGTCAAAGCATAAAACTGTTAAATAGAAAACAAAGATAAGTGATAACAAGTGGAGGTGAAGACGTCATTGAGAAATATTTTAGTGCCTAATATTTTCAGAGCACTTGACAGTGGTACTCACGAACACTTACGAGCTCTGCGCTGCAACATAGGAGGTTCTACAGTATCCATGTCCATTGCTTGTCCCATCTGGCCCATTCTGTGAAAACTGTAGTTTCCTAATCTAAATGGCTCATTGCCTGCTGCAACAACAACTCCAGAGCACAGGATAAGCGCTGCAAGACCATCAACCTAAAGGAAAAGCACAAATCCATTTAATTACACTTGTTAGATTTAGCTGCTGGTAtatttctataaataaaaacGTCTCTTTTTGTATGATAAGCATTAACCCATTGCTTCGTGTGTGttcatttttcacatttacCAATTTAccaatgataactttaaactaatcagaaatacactctataCACTTCTAATGTGGTAAATTACTATTCTAGCTGCAAATGTCTGGTTTGTGGTGCAATATCTACATCGGTGTAtagaggcccatttccagcaacCATCACTCCAGGGTTCTAATGggacaatgtgtttgctcattgcgtcAGAAGGGGATGAGTAGAAACCcctgtgcaatcatgttagcacatctgaaaacagtttagctcGTTAGAGAAGCTATGAAACTGACCTTAATCAATTTGTGTGCAACCaaaaaaatgttatcaaaataaagctgcatccatttcaaaaaaagaagctgcttATAATAATTTCCAGAGTTATCCTAAATTAAGATTAATCTACAATTATTCTGCATCATTCTTTTCTTTGCTAAATACTTACTCTTCTTCCGCCTATCGAAAAAAGTCTCAGCACTGGGAACAGCAGGATTTGGGAAAGGTAATCCAGTAATGCATCAAATGTTGGCGCTGTTCTTCTCTGCAACACAATTGTGCGTTCAACAGTGGGATTTCTGTTACTGATGACCAAGAGTTTCTTTGGTGTCCGTACTGCCACTCTCTCAGAGACCTTTACTGGCCTCTTCGTGGCTGCTCTTTGACGATTTTGACGCCCCACACTCAAGGGCCTGGTGGTATTCCATGGCACCTGCCGCCGGTTCACTTCATCCAAGTTTAATGGCTTCACCTTTTTCTGATCGGAGCACACATATGATCGCCCATCCTGTAGGTCACCTAGAGTCCGAAGCAGGTGGATCCCATGCGGGGTGGCTATGGTCCTCACTCCAAATGGCAAAGGCACTTTCTTTGAAAGAGCATCCAGTAGACTATCAAAAGTCTTGAAAGTGCGCACAGTGATGACCATGCGATGCCCACTGAATTTGTTGTCTCCGCTTTTATAGAAGCATACTCTTTTAGAAGCTAAGGGATCAGACATTGGTAGGATGGGTCTTGAGGGTGATGTTTGGCCACTTTCAGAGGACAAATCCACAGGTGGCTCCTGTGTTGGTGTGCAGCTCATGTTGGCTAGCgagcagagagagggaaaaaccTAAATACCAGTCACTGCAGTTGCTTAACATTTTAAGTTATCCTGTCCTGTTACGGTAAAATATTGTATTAACAGTGTCTTACACTCACaattaatttagcagttttcaGTTTCCATCCTGGTTCAGGAAGACTGTTGTCCCTTTAAAGATGCTGCCAGATACAATCTGGTCCAACAGCAATAACTGGATGATTTACAGCTAGTCCTTCTGCTGTCCAAGTCTATGCTTTCCAATTCCATGTTCCAAACACTTAGGTTCTGACCATGAAAACCTGCTTTCATGTCACACTACTGTCGTAACTTAAGCACTAATGTTTGGCCAAAGTGACTTGTTGTTCAAAATTGTCACTGGCAGAATTGATTGCGACCAACTGATTTCTCCATAGTCATCTTAAATTAGAAAACCCATATGAGTTCTCAAAACAACACTCTAAGCAGGATTCAGCATGCATCAACTGTTTTTGCTTGCATTTGGAATGAAATGGACTACAAACATGCCCGATGTAACTGTGAGCTTTACATTTCCCAGAATAAACTTTTCAAATTGTTTGCAATCAGCAGAAATTACTTATTGTACAAATTATAATATGATTAGCAGGAACGAAGAGAAAAGCAACTTAAAGCAGAACCATACCAACTAATCAGACAATCTACACCGAGTAGTTAATGAAGAAAATAGCTGACGGTTTCACAAACATGTCAAGAGAAATGTATTAAGCAAGACTTACCGTATATTTCACATTCCACCTTGATTATAAAGGTTAAAGCAACAGAAAGTGTGCATCCATTTCCCCCCCGTGTTGTTCAAAGCCTCTCAGTAAAGTTCCTAGAGCTATTTTCGGACATGCAACATCATGGCCAATTTGCTTAATCTTTGCTCACACTCAATCAGCATATCAAGGTAAGAAACAGATAAACCGCACCACAGCGGAATGATAATTTGTAGTGCAACAAAATTATAAAGGAAATGTCCATGGAGTTGGCCATCAGCTGCTTAATTTATGTGGCATTTGCACTTAAACATCAATGTGAGAATTTAACGAGTACATCGGTATAgttaaattaatattattaatataatagAATATTAAATGTAATTGAAGAGgtggtaaattttcacaaagtTATATAGGTTCCTCCGTTAAGGTAATATTGACCAACATGTGTGTTCCATACAGGTGGCTAGGACTATTTCTAATTTCCAGGCAGCCTACATAATCGGATTTAAGAAGCTTAATAGGGATTAGGGTAGAGATTTTGTGCCCTTGTTGACATCAGGAGCCAGAATAAGAAAGCACTTTTACCTCAGAGAAGGCATTATAAATCCACCATCAGATTTCTCAATACTATTTATCGGAATTTTCATTTGTTGCGTATCCTGGTGAATTAAATCAATAGGAACTGTGACTGCAgctttgtatgtatgtatataataATGCAGTTTAAGGCCAAGTGTCTACAATTTTGCCAACCGAGATATTGCAAAACAACTtaatcagctgttgttgttttgtagtTGTGccaattttaatttgttttcgaaaaaaaattaaaaaaatatacaaatatgaCAGAAAATGTGTTGCTGTTGACCACaatgtgtgcgtgagtgtgtgtgcgcgtttgtGTGATAAATGTATTTGATAAATTGACCAGAGCGACTTCTGCGGTATCGTTGATCGTGTTCGATTTACCCTCCTGAATTCATCTTGGATCAGCTAGTCAGGTCTGTGACACCGCGGAGGGTCAGTGTGCGATCCCGGTCTGTAGACGCCGCTGCTCTCACGTCAGTGGTGTTAGTCTTTGTCGcgaatttttttctttcccgtttacgcctgtgtttttatttatttatttattttttattccatcagCTCATTCAGCATGGgcaaaaaggaggaagaggatattATCCGAATAGCGAAAAAGATGGATAAAATGGCACAAAAGAAGAACGGGGTGAGATGTCTCTGAAGAATGAACGCTTACCTGCGTGCTGCTTTGCCCACCAGGCTGATGTTTAGCTAGCATTGGGCGCTAATggacagttgggggggggggttaccgtcCGCTGTCCGAACCTCGAACTGATGCAGCCGCTGTGAACTGTTTATTCTAACCAGTAACTAAACTGTTGTCTTCAACAAGAAGCATCGATGCTAATACCCGTCATGTTGTTACTGAACAGACGCTTGTAGTTAGCGAGCCACTTCTGTGGTTGCTAGCAGTTAGCCGTATAGCAGCTCACTAATTCTTACCGGCAAGTAGTGACATGTTGGatgtgaaactgaaataaaataatattgttAGACTTAAGAGTTTATTTAACGTCTTTAGTGTTTTGCCAGTGACTAAGTAGGTCACGTTAGAGTGAATCGTTGTGGATGTTTACCTTGAGGCGTCTTGTTATTCTAACTAGCTAGCGTTCATGGATGCTTCAATTAAAGGTGCGTTTCATTATCTATTAATGTGCTTATTGCATTTTAATTATGGTATAAAACATCTTTCATATCTGACGAACAACTGTTAGCATAATGATGTTCAGTATAATACGGTTGGAGTTATTTTAGGTAGGACAAACAGCCAATCATTCATCATTTATAGCTTTTCTATCGTCTGTACACATatccattttgacattttgagacGTTTGATAGTCAATTCTCAAGTCAAATGATCATGTTTAATTTATGTAAAAACTAAAGGCCTCTTGTGTATCATAACTACACAACAGCTCAAACGTACGGTAGCGTCAACCAATAGATTGTTTGACTTGCTATTCTGATATGGAAGTCTTGATAATTGTGAGTAAATGCTGTAGAATAGTTCAATATAACTCATTAAGAAATCTGTTTTGTGAAGtactttacatatgtgtgtagtTATTGACCACCTACCATGGAACACGCTAATTCAGTTTGCAGTTCAGTGTGACCACCTaactcctcctcatctcctccactctcCAGGCTGGGGCTTTGGACCTGTTAAAGGAGCTACGTAGCATCCCCATGACTCTCGAGCTGCTTCAGGTACCTGTGCTCATTTCTTAGGATGGTTTAGTATTGAGTCAACCGGCGTTCATCCCTTTAGAGCGTGCTCACACGGTTCTTCTCCACAGAGTACTAGGATTGGGATGTCCGTAAACGCCATCCGCAAGCAGAGCACAGACGAAGAGGTGACCTCCTTAGCCAAGTCCTTGATCAAATCATGGAAAAAGCTTTTGGGTAATTCTCACTTTACAGctctatttatatttaaataagtaagcttgtttttttttcgggTGTACATTTTGGGAGTGATGCTCAGCTGCTGTGTATTTGACTGTCAGAGACTATTACAGTATCATTACTCTGTTATTGATTGGTAACAGCTCGTTGAACAAGTTTGTTCTTCTGCATATTATATAGATTGTCACACTCGAACATCATTTTTCAGCAATGTCTGGTAGTTTCATGCAACCATTCCCAGCAATGAACACTAATAAGTTATTTGTTTAACAGCACTCTCTCATGTTCTCGCTTGCATGATTTGTGTAACTTGCTTTCCAGATGAGCCTGGTGGTGGAGACAAATCTGATGAGAAGCGGAAAGAACAAATGGCTCTTGCCGTTTCTCCATCACAGGGGAGCCCAGAGGCAAAAGAAGAAAGGTGAGGAGACAAATGATTGAAGCATCTCTTAATGGCTgagacaaatgaaaatatatttttgctttattttttacatttggttcTCCGGCTTCGGTAGCTCATTTAAGTCTTCTTATGGCCCccgcagcagctccagcagtaACTCCAGCAGCAAGAGTGAACCCAGTGAAGTTACACCCAACACGTTAATCAACACTTTTCCTCGTGCCCCAAACACCTCCGACTCCATCAGGCTCAAGTGCAGAGAGCTGATATCCAGCGCCCTGCAGGCTGGAGGTGATCCTGTTTTTCTTGTACTGCtgtttaatacattttcaaCAAAGTATATTTGTTAATGCTGAAAGTTAAGATTGGCTTTATTTGCAATACTTCTCGTTCATTTCTGTTCTGGTTTTCCTCCAGATGACCATATTGCTATTGGCGCCGATTGTGATGAACTTGGGGCACAGGTTGAAGAATATATCCTTCACATCGGTTAATATTTCAGCAGATGTGTTTGTGATGTCATGAGATTGTAAATGTTATTGTGTTTGTCAGGTTTAGGCCCTTCAtttaataatgaaacaaaatatattttgctgaAATTTAATTCCTTGACTCTCTGTCACGTATCTTCCATGAGTTTAAGAACACAGACATGAAATACAAAAACCGCGTGCGGAGCCGAATCTCAAATCTGAAGGATATGAAGAACCCTAATTTAAGGAGGACGGTGCTGTGTGGAAGTGTAACCCCTGAACGCATGGCTAAGATGACTGCAGAGGTGCGTTGACTGTTCGTGGAATAGATCCTAATTGGAAAACAATATAGTTACCCCAAACATGTTTACCCTTCTTACATTTTTACCTCCGTGTTCATatcataaatgtattttttaatagcTCTTATTACGGCAGTAATATAATCGGATATTGGTTTACTTAAACACGTCTTTGTTGTCATGTAGGAAATGGCCAGTGATGAGCTTAAAGAAATGAGAAAGAATTTGACCAAAGAGGCCGTTAGGGACCACCAGATGGCCACCACTGGAGGCACGCAGACCGATCTATTCACATGTGGCAAGTGCAAAGGGAAGTGCTGCACCTACACACAGGTAAGGAAGAGAGAGACGTGCTAAACCATAGATATTCTGTTTAACAATTTGGCTTCATCCATTCTTCCCAGCATAGATAGTCTCATTATTGCTCCTTTGCTAGGAAAGTTAAATGAAGTTCGTGCTTCATGCATGTTTTACATGCTGTGGTTACAATGGCAGGGTGCGTTGTAGCGTTGTATGACCGTACGCTCATCAAGTCATTCCCTTCGTTTGTCCATTAATGAAAGTCATTTttgagctgctctctctctctctctctctctctctctctctctctgacgcTGTAATAAATggtttgttcatgttgttttCATTCCCAGGTTCAAACTCGCAGCGCTGATGAGCCAATGACcacctttgttttctgtaaTGAATGTGGAAATCGATGGAAGGTACATTTATTAACTTGAGTTTTGCTGACTTAACTTGgtcctttttcattttccacaCAAACTGTTTGCTGGTATCTAAATATAAGGGTTTGTCGACTTACGACCTGTGCGACTCGCGACAGTTCTACTTTACGGCTGCACTCGTCTGCTGTGGGTTTTTTCTGTTCTCGACGTGTTTCTcaacgacataccggaaagcgagcgagcgaatcgagtgtgcgacattttctgccgtctcacccacgatgtctaccgagaggaaattctctctttctactcctaATTTACAGCATCATGATGCAACTTAATATACTTACGCTAATTTAACAGGGGTTGACTTACAAACAATTCGGCTTTCAACAAAACCCTCAGAACCAATTGTGGTGGCAAGTCGACAACATCCTGTATTCAAAGCCCAAGTTATGTAAAGAGTCCATCCTTGAGCTTTGTCAACTCGCTTTTTCActccatttatattttatatactcATTATTGAATTGTGAAATAATCAGTTCATATGCGTTAAATGATAATCGAACATACCTGATTACAGAGCGTCTACAAATGTAAATCTTTTTGGGAGGGGATAAATCCAGATGATATTGTCAAATCACATAACATTCATTGAAGGTGGCCAAATGCATCTATCAAGAGTGAAAAATATTATGTTggattacaaaataaatgtagccAAATATATTTCACCCGAGGCATGATGTGAAACAGATTTTTTGAGGGTGAAAAAAGGGTTTTCAGCACCCTGAGAGTCTGGATTTGTTCTGTAAGCTTGAtatcatttttttctgtctattgattcatttgctttttttccccccatctcCTAGTTCTGCTGAGTCTGCAAGCATTTCCACGGTACTCAGACAAGTAGCAAGATTCCTGGTAATGTCAGTGCAACAGCTGGGAGCTTTGCATTCTGTGGCACATGGTGCACATCAGACATACAAATATGCCACTGCTGTTACTGTTTTAATGAATATGTTTATAGATGGAGCTCATCATGAGTTCCCCCGACACCTTCTCCGAAAACCTTTCTTATTGCTATTAGTCAGATATATGCGATCAGTCTTGTCTCATTATCTTTTATCTGCATTTTTTTATATGTAGCTTTAACACTTTGAAAAATGTTTCATGCTCTGCTTTCTCCTACCAACattgcattgttttatttaatttcccaATAAAGTGTAATCCATTTGATTAATAAGCCGTGCTTTTCATTAGTCGTCAGTCTAATGGAAAATCTTGAGCATTATACGAATGCAATGAGAGATCTGAGAGGACAAACACATTTGTTGTTGGTGGAATATTCATCGCGTCATAATGAATATTGATGTCTGCATACTGATGTCTCCATGGAGCGGCATAATGTCATTGGCTGAACCAGACAAAACATGCCCTCTCCaggtcggtggggagtctttgcctcaagtggaggagcTCAAGTATctttggggtcttgttcacgagtcagggaaggatggagcgcgagacggatcgatgcagcagctgcagtgatgcagtcgtATCAGtccgtcgtggtgaagaaggagctgagccgaaaggttTAAGCTCTCCGATTTACCGGTtaatctacgttcctactctcacctacgGTCATGACGGAAAGGTCAAGATCCTGGATACAAGCGGTGTGGAAATACCTGCTGCGACTGTTGCCTCcccgacccggccccggatgagcggtggaagatggatggttggatgaatAGCAACCCTACCTTTGTGGAAATGGGTTTGGTAACTTTAAGCACACAACTTGGGTCTTAACAGAGACCCCGAGAAGAATTCCTTCATAGGTTAGTGGGCTCATGCATCTCATCACTTCATGTTTATTACAAATTCTCATTCAGAagtgaatgatgaatgaatgttcaATGACTTAAAGTTCTCAGGGTCTCCACCCCTTAACACTTGCCAAAAATTGAAATCCTGATTTtttattccaaaaatattttactaCATTTATTGCGTATTACTTAAATACCCCTTAGCTGTGTTCTCATTTATACATCCTTCAATATATTTCTTTAACCCATTTTAAGAACATCATAGTTGAAATTGAAATGCCTTTTATATAGATTCACCAGCTCAGTTGTTTTGACTTAAACATGATAGGGAAGCATTTTGACCATGTTTACCCTCATACAAATGTTGTTTCATTAATctatgttaaaatgtaaaaacaaggaGATGCAGCTGGAATCAAAATTACCAGAACAATATTTATATCtggttttttttgctggaaAGATTTAGGAGTTGatggttgtgtgtttttgggatCAAATTGTTCCGGAGTCAGTAAAATGattgtgctttattttatcTCAATCAAAATGCCCACAATTCATTATGTTCTTGGAGAATAGTAGAATAAACTAAACCATATACTGTAAACATtcacattattataattttttttaatgtgttcttCAGTAAACTCAGCGCAATTTAACACATTGTGTACAGTAAACAGAAGaaacgacaaacaaacaaggcatCACTCCAAACCATTGATTGGCTTAGATTGTGTTTTGAGGTTGATCTTCACGATGTATCAATCAGCTCAAATTGCACACAGTAAGTTAAAGTTAAACCTAAGACAAGTAGTCGTGCCGCTGTGACGCACGCAGGTTGGCGAGAAGTTCCGATCAACCAGCCAGTCTTCCTTGTCCTAAGCAAATAAAGACATCTTGTCTTCACCCTTCACCATATCGCTACCACAATGGACCGATGAAGTCCAGACTTGGGAATCAAGACAAATCACATGTGATATTTTGGCCAAAGAAATGGATCATTTCCAGTAAACTGGTTCTCGTGCTCCAGGATAAGAGTCTGAAATGGATGTTTTCCGTGAGAAAGATGATGTAAAATTGAACGTCAAGGCACTTCCTCGTGTGAGGATCTTGTCTTTGATTGACATGTCTGTGAGGCAACAAAATGATCTAACTAACACTATCAGAATACATTAATGTATTTAACACTTGGCAATTCCAATTCAAGTCAATGGAAACACTCAATACAGTTATGAACACAGTTTATGTGGTAGCTTTGGTGTTGCTGCTAACCTGGTTTGACCCCCAGTCTTGTAATCCAGGTGGGTTTTTAAACACAGATTTTGAAGCCAAATTCATGTCGAATGAAAAATTAGGTCTTCAGTCTCACTAATTTTCTAATTTATTGCTATTTTCTGAGAATTTTCCCCAGAAGAACTGCATTGAAGTAGAAGTTAGACCTCTAGGTAGAATGGTGTAGCTTTCAATTAATTCGCATCAACTGTTTGCATCCAAATCATGAATTTTGCCTCCAGGCTCATTTAGTTTTtccttgaaaaataaataaataatttctgcTCTCATTTCTGTAGCGTATGGTGTAAtgtatgtaaaatatatgttaGCTGGAAGCAGTAGCTTCCTGGAAATTCAGTATATTTTCTCCTTCATGCTTAATATTTTTTGAATGTATTAAGCACATAATATCACATTTTCGACATTTTATAGGATAAAGTTGGTTACAAGTagctgaataaatgaaaaataattttctctgtgtttctgaTATTTGTGCTGAGCTTAGCTAACTGGCCTCTGGTGTTAAATTATAGAAGATAGATAAAGATAGCTCCCATTTTACTCTATATACCCTACGATAGATGAATAATGGACATTTACTCAAGTTAAACTGCAGCAGCTCTTTCAAGGAAGTTCTAATATTCTGCTCAATTTAGTCaactttttaaatgttatttaattttagAAGTGTTCCCTAAGTGTTCTCTCTAAAATATAACGGTATGCGTTACTCCACcatgtaatttgtgtttttctgtattGGCAATAGTTCTCAgtgaataaaaaatactttatctGACAAATAGAATCACAGAGGTTGTTATGTCACACTGGTAACTCTATATTAAACCTATGAGTCCACACAACTGAGTAATACTTTAATAAATATCCGTCTTATATAGGCAATCCTCTACGATTCGGAAAAGGTAAAGAAAGTTGAAAAACCTTTCCATTATTAATTTCAGTTTCCTGGGGAAACAAATTGCACACCGTGATAAGAGCTTTTGTCACTCTTTGTTCCTTAAATGTTGACCATTCACACACAGTGTCTGCATGAACTGAAGTTGCCAAGTCGCTGTCACAGGTACCAAAGTGTGAGGTTAGGTAACAAAACAGGGTGATACCAATGTAAAATAATACAGTAACCCCACAAAGCTGCCTGTAAATAGCGCCAGCGTTTAGCTTTTGACTTGAGCTTTGATTTTCATACGCAGTAAATAGAACCAGGCGTGTCAACATAAAATACCCACAATTCAATTTTTGCTATGTACAGACTCATAAATATATAATCTACAGTAGGAATAATTTCCCGCCAAAACaatcatacaaaaaaaaatctgaacataaataaaatagataatttctatcaaaagaaagaaaaaccaaatcCAAATGTATTCATATTCCTTTGGAGTGTTTTGCTCTGTTGATCTGTAACAGTACTTGTGATGTCGAGCCCTCGGGAGATTTTGAGACCTGAGTGTCTTCGGTCAGGTGCAGATCACAACAGCGCGGAGATCCCTGGGAGGGGACAGGCTCGAGGCCTGGTTCATGTAATCCTACACtgaacatggacaaaaaaagaattcaaaAGGGGTCAAGGATGAGGGGCGGGGGTAAAGATAGTTAAAAGGTCACAGGCCATCGCCACCCTATGATTCTGGGGACTGCTCTGACAGTGTGTTGAGCAGGTTTTTGTATGCTGGCGAGTTCATGTAGCGGGGATACGAGTCTCTTTGCATTAGTGTGTAGATCTGCAGCTGGGCGTCGTCGAATGTTTGCAAGTTGGGCTCCTGCATGTTCCTGTTGATCGTCTCACGCACACGGGAATCGAGACTCACCTAGGAgtcaggaaaagagaaaaattaGGAAGAACAACAAATGCCCCCCCACCGTGAGTCCAACAATGGCTTAGACTCAGAGGAATAGTTTGACCATTTTAGAGCCATGGTCTTGTCCCACTGACAGTTCGAGATCAAACTTGAAATGCGAGATAAATGTGAAGTTGCTGACAGTCTGGTCAGCCAATCTTGTCTATTAAAGATTCTACTGACATTAGAGCTACCATTTGTTTCATCTGTTCAAAAGTCAACATGTAATGGTGATCATTTGGGTTTACAGTATAAAGTGCTGAACTATTTCATGGATGGGtcaagtcatttcctgtttactCGGCTGGTTCCTGCCTACCTGTTCAGAGGCGAGTAAATTGGTAGACATATTTTTACCGTAAAACTGGAATTCCTGGCTTTTGCACtatttttgtgtgaataaaagatgtcatataaaaacatattgttTAGTGAATGTTGAAAGTGCTAACAGGCTGATTCTGTTACAGCCGGGTGGCATTTTCccactgttgttttgttttatttatttatggtcaATTAAAGAACTGTTCACTTTGTACTGCATAAACATGATTGTGGTATTAATATTGTCATTATGTTATATTGTAACTGTTTTTCTGTTGGAAGGCTAGCAAGTGCATTCAAACTAACATTCTATTCTCACTGAAGGAAATGAATCAGATAGCGTGACGTGTGAAGCTGTCAGACCTCTTTGGGCGAGAGAATGGAGATGTAGTCCTCGTAGACGACCCGAGCCTTCTCCTCTACCGCACTCTTATTGGTCTCTTTTCTGAACTCATCACAGGCTAACCAGAAGAGCATGTTCTCCTCGCTGAACTCGGTGCGAAGAAACTGTCGCAAGGAGTTCCTCCCCGCTGGACAGGACATCAGCTTGTCAAATGACTGCCCCCAAGAGCACGCCTCCTCCAGTGTGGGCTTCGGGCTGCAGAGAGTGTGGACAGCAAGAGATGGAAtgatttcatcttttattttcagtTCAAATTATGTTCAGTAGTTTTGACACTTCGGTGCAGTGAAATCAACTGACCAGTCTTCACAGTCTGTGGTCCCTTCCTTGCCGTCATACGAAACCTTTCGGCTCCTCTCATCCCGGTCTTTATTCCTAATGGAGACGTTGAAATATAGCATATAGCGTAAAATGAACTGCATATGATCATTTTTGTTACGTCCACCAAAAAGTAAGAATTGGTT
The genomic region above belongs to Brachionichthys hirsutus isolate HB-005 unplaced genomic scaffold, CSIRO-AGI_Bhir_v1 contig_271, whole genome shotgun sequence and contains:
- the LOC137916862 gene encoding oxygen-regulated protein 1-like, translated to MSCTPTQEPPVDLSSESGQTSPSRPILPMSDPLASKRVCFYKSGDNKFSGHRMVITVRTFKTFDSLLDALSKKVPLPFGVRTIATPHGIHLLRTLGDLQDGRSYVCSDQKKVKPLNLDEVNRRQVPWNTTRPLSVGRQNRQRAATKRPVKVSERVAVRTPKKLLVISNRNPTVERTIVLQRRTAPTFDALLDYLSQILLFPVLRLFSIGGRRVDGLAALILCSGVVVAAGNEPFRLGNYSFHRMGQMGQAMDMDTVEPPMLQRRA
- the LOC137916860 gene encoding transcription elongation factor A protein 1-like, which encodes MGKKEEEDIIRIAKKMDKMAQKKNGAGALDLLKELRSIPMTLELLQSTRIGMSVNAIRKQSTDEEVTSLAKSLIKSWKKLLDEPGGGDKSDEKRKEQMALAVSPSQGSPEAKEESSSSNSSSKSEPSEVTPNTLINTFPRAPNTSDSIRLKCRELISSALQAGDDHIAIGADCDELGAQVEECIFHEFKNTDMKYKNRVRSRISNLKDMKNPNLRRTVLCGSVTPERMAKMTAEEMASDELKEMRKNLTKEAVRDHQMATTGGTQTDLFTCGKCKGKCCTYTQVQTRSADEPMTTFVFCNECGNRWKFC
- the LOC137916861 gene encoding regulator of G-protein signaling 20-like encodes the protein MWQRVQALARACRHGAANPATSNDQIEEEQEMVCLEPMGSERMEMRKRQMSVQQESAAGGTAPAQQSQLGQANPVRGTNACCFCWCCCCSCSWNKDRDERSRKVSYDGKEGTTDCEDCPKPTLEEACSWGQSFDKLMSCPAGRNSLRQFLRTEFSEENMLFWLACDEFRKETNKSAVEEKARVVYEDYISILSPKEVSLDSRVRETINRNMQEPNLQTFDDAQLQIYTLMQRDSYPRYMNSPAYKNLLNTLSEQSPES